Within the Borreliella valaisiana VS116 genome, the region CACCTTGAGAGCAATATAATATAATTAAATCTGATTGATAATATTGAAAGTTTACTTACTAGAAAATTTAAAAACAGCTTTTTAAGTTCAAATTAAATTTTTATACTTTTAAATAAAGTATATGAGGACTTTTAATGATTATTTTATAAATAATCATTAATTTGAAATCTATTTAGTAAGTATATCAGGTTATGGTATAGGATTAGCTTTTTGCTTGGTGTATTAAAATTATTAATTTTTATGTTATGGTAGTTGGTAATAATACAATCCTTTTTGAAGTATTAAATTATGTCAATAATTATTTATTGAATTTAGAAGTGATATGTGTATTACATTGTTGTGTGGGATTTTGAATATGAAAACTAGAAAAATGAAATTTTCTCTAAAGCTCCTACTTCATTCTATTGTTTTTAATTCTAATGGGATTTTAGACTTGAATTAAAAGATATTACTTTTTAAATTGGAAGCTATGTATTTCTGAGAAAAAGAGTTTGTGTTTGATAAATTTTTTCAGTTTTTGCTATTTAATTGAGTCTATGAGATTGAGAATAAAAAAATTTGGGGGGGGATGGATATTTATGATTTTTATACTATCCTTAGTAAAAAAAGATTCTAATTTATAACATTTTGTTTTATAGATGCTTTATTAAAAAATAGTGGATTTTGCAAAAGTTATGCTTTTAGAGATGATTTTTTCAATTTTAGAATTTATTCTTAATAAAAGAATCGAGATAAAAATGGATTGGGATTTCGAAAAAATTATATTTTTATTAAATGAGTCAACTAAGCTTGCATTAAGTGGTTGTGATAAATTAAGTTTAGATTTTAAATCTGATGGATCTATTGTAACTCAGGTTGATAAGCAGATTGAGCAATTCTTATCTAAAGAAATCAAAAAGCCCGGTAATTTTATTCTTGGAGAAGAGACAATATATACCTATGGAGAAGATTATATCAAAGATGCGTTAATGTCAAAGAGTACTTTTATTATTGATCCGATTGATGGAACTTCTTCTTTTGCAGCAGGTCTTCCTTCATATGGAATATCGCTAGCGTGTGCTAGTGGTGGAAAAATTATTGAAGGAGCTATTTCTCTCCCTTTAAGCGGAGAGTTTTTTATTACTTATAAAGATAGTGTATTTTATGCTAAAAAAAACATTGGCAGCTATCCTTTAAGAAAAGATTTTAATAAGTTTATTTTTGCTAATTCTGAATGTTATAATACACACAGTTTGCTTGCAGTATCAAAGTCTATTATAAGGTCGTTTAATCTTAATGTTTCTTCTCATATTCATATTAATGGCTCTTGTGTTTATTCTTTTGCCAAGCTTTTTACAGGTTCTTATAAGGCCTATTTTTCTTTTGTAGGGCTTTGGGATATTGCAGCGTGTTTAGCTATTGGGGATAAATTGGGTATGGTTGGTGAATTTTATTGTGGCAATAAAATGACATTGGATATCCTAGATTCAATGTACATTTTAGAGTCTAATAATCATAAGAGATGGTCCTTGAAAGATTTTTTTATTTATTCTGATAATAAATCAACAATAGACGTTGTAAGAAAAATAGCGAATAAAAAATTTAATAAGTAAGATTTTTAAAAAGAATTTGAAAATAGTTATTTATGTTTTGCAGTTTTATTATTATTAGATTCAATGTCGAGTGTTTTTATTAGCTTATTTAAGGTCCAGCTTGAAAATTTTATGTAAAGCATTTTAATTGGATTTTTTGTATATTTTTTTAGCACCTTTAAAGATTCTATATTCATTAAAGCTATTATTTCCTTTAGTGTTTTTGGCAAATTGTTGAAAATTTTGGAACCAACCTTATGCCCTTCTAGAATAAAATTTTGAAGAGTTATTTGATCTTTTTTTTGCAGGCGTCTCATATATAATTTTAAAATACGCTCTTGTGATTTCATAATTTCTGAATTAATTTGTTCTTGTTTTTTGGTAATTTTTTTCTTGTTTTCAATAACGGGTTTTTTAGGTAGAGACTTATAAGGATTTGTTCCTGGAATATAATTTTTAGGAATTTTCATATACTTTGCTCCTACGCAACTAGCTAACTTATATAGTTTATTATTTTTTTTGTTTTTATGCAATCAATATTGATATTTTAATTTTTTATGATTAGAATCATCATATGAAGGGGTTTTTAAGGGCGGGAGCTTTTAATTTATTACTTGGTTTTTTAATATTATTTGTTGTTATTTTTTTGCAATTTAGGAATTTAAACGTAAATATATTTTTTTTAAAAGATGTAAAGTTAGAAGTAAATAATAAGGTTGAAAATAGTGAATATATTTTAAATGATATTGTTGTTAATGTTAGAGGACTTAGGATACTTTTGTCCAAACTTAATCCACTTATTGTTTTAGAAACAGGGTTAAATCTTTTGCCCATCTCTTATAAAGTTCAAGACATGGGTATTTATGTTTATTTCGAGAATAATATTTTTCTAGGATTTTTATTTGATTCAGAAAATAATTTTATCATTGAATCAAATCTCTCGAAAAGCTTTTTGTTAAGCTATGAGGTTGAAGATCATTATGAAGTTTTATTAGATAAGCCTACTATTTCAATAAGACAAGGAGAAAATTTGGAATATAAAGTCTTTTTAGGAGAAAATGTAAAAATAAGAAAAAAAGATATTTTAATTTCTCCTCAATCAACATTTAGAATTGGTAATGTTATTTATATTGATTCACCAAAGAAAAATATTTCAAATTTCATTATAGAGGGCATTCAAAGTAATATATTAGATCATTCTATTATGCATTCAAAAATTAAAGATGTGGATAGTAAAATTTTTAATGATGCTTTAAATAATTTTAGACAAAGTGCTTATGATTCTTGGAACAATCCTATTAATTTTAATGTTTCAAAGGGAGGATGGTTTAAATACGGAGCTTATGGCTTTGATGAAAATCTAATGGTTTGTTTTTTAGCAGAATCCTTAATTAGAGGAGAGCACGAATCAATATTTTTAAAATTAGATTCTTTATTGGTTAAAAATGAACATAAGCTTACTTATTTAAGTTTAAATTATTATGCTAATTCAGATCAAATTGATAAATTTTTTTCTTATTTATCAAGAAATAAAACTTTTATTGACTCTCTTGAGAAAGACAGACTTGTGGTTTATTTGAAGGAGGATCCTCGTCTTTTAGAAAAAATTTTTTTATCAGAAAACATTTCCAAATTGAATGATGCTTTAAAGCTTCTCAGAGATCCTAAAAAAATATTAAATTCTAATTTTGATTTTAACCAAACTTACAATATTCTCTTTAATTATCTTACGTTTCTTAAGATTAGCAATGATGATTCTGTTTATTCAAGTTTTAAAAAGGAGCTTTATAAATTTGTATTCACTTTATTTGGTGTTACAGATGAAGGAAAAGTTTATATTTTAAATAATAGTATTAATTCATCTGATGTTGTTGAGTATGCATTAAAGATTTCTGGGGTTCTTAAAAGAATATCATCTTATTTAAAAGATAATTTAATATTAAAGCTTTCAAATAATGTGATTTATTATTCTTTAATTAGTGATTATGTTAAAGGAATTCCTT harbors:
- a CDS encoding inositol monophosphatase family protein codes for the protein MDWDFEKIIFLLNESTKLALSGCDKLSLDFKSDGSIVTQVDKQIEQFLSKEIKKPGNFILGEETIYTYGEDYIKDALMSKSTFIIDPIDGTSSFAAGLPSYGISLACASGGKIIEGAISLPLSGEFFITYKDSVFYAKKNIGSYPLRKDFNKFIFANSECYNTHSLLAVSKSIIRSFNLNVSSHIHINGSCVYSFAKLFTGSYKAYFSFVGLWDIAACLAIGDKLGMVGEFYCGNKMTLDILDSMYILESNNHKRWSLKDFFIYSDNKSTIDVVRKIANKKFNK